TCAATAAATCATTGGTCATTTCATCGCCCAAACGAACCTGAACTTGGCTATTGGCCTCACCCGGTGATAACTCTAGCAACTTGGCTAGATCGTCCGATTGATTAATGATGTTGTAGATTGACTTCAACTGTGATACATCCGTCAACTCTGAGAAGTTTAATAAATTCGACTGGCCCCCCACATATAACCGTTCCTGTGAGGCTTGTTTTAAGACATCATCGAAGATGTTTAAAAAGCCACCCGGCGAGCCCATGTATTGCATTAGCAATGCCGGTACCTCTGTTTTCAACTTCTGACTAACAACGGTTAGCGGTAATCCGATTAGATGATCATTCACAACTCGAATCGCTTTTTCAAGTTCGTCACCCGAAATACCATTGGGAATTGTGAAAACCTGATTATCAACCGTTCCGGCACTTGTCACGATAATCGCCATTACCTGATGATTACCAAGTGGTACAAGTCGGAAACCTGTCAACCGAATCTCTGCCATCTCCGGCCCTAACGTAATTGCTGTATAGCTCGTTAGATTTGAAAGAATATTGGCAGATTGTGAAACAATTTCGTCAATCTTATGATAATGGCGTCCAAACGATTGTTGCACAGTCGCAACATCCATTGGATTTAAGACAGCGGGCTGAATGAGATGATCTAAATAGTAACGATAACCCTTCATAGAAGGGACCCGTCCAGAAGACGAATGCGTCTTCTCTATTAAACCGACATTCTCAAGATCAGCCATATCATTCCGGATTGTCGCGGAACTAACGTGCATTGGTAATTCAGACATTAGCTTCTTAGAACCCACCGGCTGACCACTCTCGGTAAAAAGACGAATAATTTCTTTCAAAATCATTAATTGCCTTTCGGTCAGCATGTTATCACCTCTTTTTAGCACTTGATTATTACGAGTGCTAATTACAAGTATTAATATAGCAAGAACGTCAAATAAAGTCAAGAATTGAACTGTAATTTTCACAGATTTAATGAAAATGGGACTTAAGACTGAGTAAGGTACTAGACTAACGAACATAAAAAAAGCCAGTCTCGATATGTCGAGACTAGCTTTTTAAACTTAATTATTGATGAATACCTTGTTATGCTAGTGTGCGGAACATAACCGGTTTGAACGCACTCATTTAATAGCTGTCTAACAAGAATTCCTGGAAGACTTCGTTGCCTAGGAACTTTCCTGATTCAGTTAGTCTTAGCCAGTCGCCTTCTTGTTTTAGGTACCCTTTTTCAATCTGATTGGCGACCGTTTCGCCGTAGATATTCTGTAGCGGATATCTAAATTTTTCTTCAAAATGCTTAATTGAGACCCCTTGCATCGTCCGCAGACCTAAGAAGAGTTCTTCTTCCATTTGTTCGGTCAAAGGAAGCACGTGACGTTCAATCACTGGCACTTTATGTGCTTGCAGTGGTTCTAGGTATTGTTGGATTGGGCCGAAATTGTGATAGCGGTCCTTACCTAAATAACCATAAGCACCGGCCCCAAAGCCGAAATACTTTTCATTCCGCCAATAGGTTAAGTTGTGCGCTGATTGGTAGCCTGGTTTGGCAAAATTACTAATTTCGTATTGTTCTAAACCAGCTTGTTGGAAACTATCAATCGCATTTTGGTACATGTGGGCTTCAACATCTTGTGATGGCAAGCGTAACTTACCTTGACGCATCAAATTATAGAAAATAGTCTTCTTTTCTAAGATCAATGAATAAGTTGAATAATGTGGCAAATCAAGGTCGATTGCCTGTTTCAAGCTATCCATAAAATCTGCCTCGCTTTGTTGCGGTAGTCGGAAAATCAAATCAATACTGATATTTTCGAAACCGACTTGCCGCGCATTAGCGATGGCCCGATAAACGTCAGCACTGCGATGAATTCGCCCAATCTTTTTAAGAATGTCATCATTAAAAGATTGCACGCCAATACTCAAGCGATTGACGCCGTTGTCTTTTAGCACCTGTAATTTAGCGGTATCTTGTAAATCATTGGGGTTGGCCTCAAATGTAAACTCGCCGCCCTCATAAGGTAAGTACTGATGAATGCCGTCCAACAAGCGCTGGAGTTGGGCTGGTGAAAGTGTTGTTGGTGTCCCGCCGCCGACATAAATCGTTTCAATTTTTTCGTCTGGGTATTCCGCCATTACCAATTGAAATTCGCGAATTAACATGTCAACATACTCATCAACCGGTTGCCCTTCAATGAAGACCTTGTTGAAGTCGCAGTAATAACAAATATGTTCGCAAAACGGAATATGAATATATGCGCCTGCCATTAATGTTGACCCTCTAATTTCTCAAAATAAGTCCGGGTATCAGCTTCATCTTGGTGAAGTTGGTCGATCAACGCTTCCGCTGAATCAAACTTCACTTCACCTCTCAGGTATTGATACCACTCAACTTTAACTTGTTCCCCATAAATATCCGCGCTAAAGTCGAGTAAGTTAATCTCGACTGTCACGGGATTATTGGCATGGAACGTCACGTTCCGGCCAATTGACGCCATTCCCCAGTACCATTGACCACGGACCAACAAACGAACCGCATAAATCCCAATACCTGGTAAACGTTCCGGTTTTTGACTTTCAATATTAGCCGTTGGAAAGCCGAGTTCTCGGCCCCGCGCTTCACCATGGACAACTTCCCCAGTCGTTTGGTAAACATAACCTAACAACTCGTTAGCGGCTGCTACTTGGCCTTGGTCTAAATCTTCACGAATCAAAGTTGAGCCAATCTTATGCCCTTGGTAGTCATGTTCCGCCACCGTCACGATTTCAAAGCGGTCTCTGGCATACGTGCTAAGCGTCTGCATATTTGCGATGTCTTTTTTACCATAAGTGTAATCAAACCCCGCAACCACCGTTTTCGCGTGGAGGGCCACTAAATATTGATCGACGAAATCTTGGGGTGCCAACTTCGCAAAGCCGTCATTAAAATGGACGACATATAAAATATCGACACCTAAATCAGCCATTAATTCTTGCTTGCGTTCAACTGTTGATAAATAACGGAAATCAGCTTGATTAACGTTCCGATAAACAATCGCGGGATGAATATCGAAAGTCATCACTGCCAATGGTCGGTTCTGTTGCACCGCCAATTCTTTAGCCGTCTTAATCACTGCTTGGTGTGCCCGGTGGACACCATCAAAAAAGCCGAGTGCTAAAACAATTTCTTCGGCTGGTACTTGTTCTTTTGAATAGGGATGAATTAATTCAATCACACGCATTTTTTTCACCTAGTTTTTTTAATGAGTCCCTTGGTTTTGTAAATACATTTTATATGGTCGATAGAGATGTTGTTTCGCGTTAGCCACTTGGTACAAGGCCTTGATGTGCCCCTCGTAAGTTAAGGCTAAGATCTCTTCTGTTTGTTCTGGGAACGTTAAGAAGACACCGTTTAAAATTTTGGCCCATTGATCATCATCAAGCGCAATCTTGACGTTTTCTTCAAAAACATGATCTAATGGAATCAAAATATCCGCTAATTGACCGTTATCAGCAGCTTCAGCTAGTTGTGCCAAGGTAACGCAACTGCCAATTTGAATGCCACCACTCTTAAGCCGCGTTAAATCAGACATGACTGCCGGTAAGCCTAACTTACGGCCAAAATCAACAGCTAAGGTCCGAATATAAGTCCCTTTTGAACAGCCCGCAATAAAGCGGAATGTTTGGCGACCCGTTTTTGCATCGAATTCTGGTTCGCCTTGCAAGTCAAATTGCGTAATTGTAATTTTGCGTTGTGGGCGTTCCACAGGATCGCCGGCCCGTGCATAATCGTATAGACGGCGCCCGTTAACCTTTACGGCTGAGAACATCGGTGGAATCTGGATTGAATCCCCTAGAAAACTGGCCAGTGTTTCTTTAATTTTTTCAGTTGAAATTGGTTCAGCTAATTGTTGTTCTTCAACGACTTCACCATCTAAATCTTCGGTGGTCGTTGATAGGCCCAACGTAATTTCACCAGTATAAACTTTACCAGAGTGCACCAATTGGTCCACTACCTTGGTTGCTTGGCCAATACAGATTGGCAAAACACCATCTACATTGGGATCAAGCGTTCCAGAATGCCCCACTTTTTTCATATGAAGAATCCGTCGTACTTTAAAAACGCAATCGTTGCTAGT
This DNA window, taken from Latilactobacillus sakei, encodes the following:
- a CDS encoding coproporphyrinogen III oxidase; amino-acid sequence: MAGAYIHIPFCEHICYYCDFNKVFIEGQPVDEYVDMLIREFQLVMAEYPDEKIETIYVGGGTPTTLSPAQLQRLLDGIHQYLPYEGGEFTFEANPNDLQDTAKLQVLKDNGVNRLSIGVQSFNDDILKKIGRIHRSADVYRAIANARQVGFENISIDLIFRLPQQSEADFMDSLKQAIDLDLPHYSTYSLILEKKTIFYNLMRQGKLRLPSQDVEAHMYQNAIDSFQQAGLEQYEISNFAKPGYQSAHNLTYWRNEKYFGFGAGAYGYLGKDRYHNFGPIQQYLEPLQAHKVPVIERHVLPLTEQMEEELFLGLRTMQGVSIKHFEEKFRYPLQNIYGETVANQIEKGYLKQEGDWLRLTESGKFLGNEVFQEFLLDSY
- a CDS encoding tRNA pseudouridine(55) synthase TruB, with translation MDGIIPLYKERGMTSNDCVFKVRRILHMKKVGHSGTLDPNVDGVLPICIGQATKVVDQLVHSGKVYTGEITLGLSTTTEDLDGEVVEEQQLAEPISTEKIKETLASFLGDSIQIPPMFSAVKVNGRRLYDYARAGDPVERPQRKITITQFDLQGEPEFDAKTGRQTFRFIAGCSKGTYIRTLAVDFGRKLGLPAVMSDLTRLKSGGIQIGSCVTLAQLAEAADNGQLADILIPLDHVFEENVKIALDDDQWAKILNGVFLTFPEQTEEILALTYEGHIKALYQVANAKQHLYRPYKMYLQNQGTH
- the ribF gene encoding riboflavin biosynthesis protein RibF, translated to MRVIELIHPYSKEQVPAEEIVLALGFFDGVHRAHQAVIKTAKELAVQQNRPLAVMTFDIHPAIVYRNVNQADFRYLSTVERKQELMADLGVDILYVVHFNDGFAKLAPQDFVDQYLVALHAKTVVAGFDYTYGKKDIANMQTLSTYARDRFEIVTVAEHDYQGHKIGSTLIREDLDQGQVAAANELLGYVYQTTGEVVHGEARGRELGFPTANIESQKPERLPGIGIYAVRLLVRGQWYWGMASIGRNVTFHANNPVTVEINLLDFSADIYGEQVKVEWYQYLRGEVKFDSAEALIDQLHQDEADTRTYFEKLEGQH
- a CDS encoding heat-inducible transcriptional repressor HrcA, with product MLTERQLMILKEIIRLFTESGQPVGSKKLMSELPMHVSSATIRNDMADLENVGLIEKTHSSSGRVPSMKGYRYYLDHLIQPAVLNPMDVATVQQSFGRHYHKIDEIVSQSANILSNLTSYTAITLGPEMAEIRLTGFRLVPLGNHQVMAIIVTSAGTVDNQVFTIPNGISGDELEKAIRVVNDHLIGLPLTVVSQKLKTEVPALLMQYMGSPGGFLNIFDDVLKQASQERLYVGGQSNLLNFSELTDVSQLKSIYNIINQSDDLAKLLELSPGEANSQVQVRLGDEMTNDLLKNYSLMTVNYDVGEHGQGLIALLGPTSMPYSRMIGLLDLFREELAKKLIDYYADFDDNQS